In Streptomyces sclerotialus, one genomic interval encodes:
- a CDS encoding SRPBCC family protein: MPAWLARPHHYRFRSVWLLEAAPGAVYAALERTEAYPRWWPHVAEAHRIDERSGAARIRSVLPFSLRFTARETRRDREAGVLEATLHGDIDGWARWTVGPYGPGARALYEQEVEVRRSFMRRLAYPGRPFFRLNHALMMRAGRRGLATWLDGREAI; this comes from the coding sequence ATGCCTGCCTGGCTCGCCCGCCCCCACCACTACCGCTTCCGCAGCGTCTGGCTGCTGGAGGCCGCGCCCGGCGCCGTGTACGCCGCCCTGGAGCGCACCGAGGCCTACCCCCGTTGGTGGCCCCACGTCGCCGAGGCGCACCGGATCGACGAGCGCTCCGGGGCCGCCCGCATCCGCTCCGTGCTGCCGTTCAGCCTGCGCTTCACCGCCCGTGAGACCCGGCGCGACCGGGAGGCCGGCGTCCTGGAGGCGACGCTGCACGGCGACATCGACGGCTGGGCCCGCTGGACGGTCGGCCCGTACGGCCCGGGCGCCCGCGCGCTGTACGAGCAGGAGGTGGAGGTGCGCCGGTCCTTCATGCGGCGGCTGGCCTACCCGGGGCGTCCGTTCTTCCGCCTCAACCACGCCCTGATGATGCGGGCCGGGCGGCGCGGGCTGGCCACCTGGCTGGACGGCCGCGAAGCAATTTGA
- a CDS encoding TIGR02611 family protein produces MNAESDGGRGAGTGGATAIPQKLGSKAPHFVKRSRTLHMSWQVGIFIVGLAVVIGGIIMLPLPGPGWLVIFAGMAIWATEFVWAQLVLRWTKRKVTEAAHKALDPKVRRRNIILTTVGAVIIVAALAAYVWQFGFAMPWNISR; encoded by the coding sequence ATGAACGCGGAGAGTGACGGGGGCCGGGGCGCCGGCACGGGAGGCGCCACGGCGATCCCGCAGAAGCTCGGGTCCAAGGCGCCGCATTTCGTGAAGCGCTCCCGGACCCTGCACATGAGCTGGCAGGTCGGGATCTTCATCGTCGGGCTGGCGGTGGTCATCGGCGGCATCATCATGCTGCCGCTGCCCGGGCCCGGCTGGCTGGTGATCTTCGCCGGTATGGCGATCTGGGCGACCGAGTTCGTCTGGGCGCAGCTCGTGCTGCGCTGGACCAAGCGCAAGGTCACCGAGGCCGCGCACAAGGCCCTCGATCCCAAGGTCCGCCGCCGCAACATCATCCTCACCACGGTCGGCGCCGTGATCATCGTCGCGGCCCTCGCGGCGTACGTGTGGCAGTTCGGCTTCGCCATGCCCTGGAACATCAGCCGGTGA
- a CDS encoding SsgA family sporulation/cell division regulator — protein sequence MNTTVSCELHLRLVVSSESSLPVPAGLRYDTADPYAVHATFHTGAEETVEWVFARDLLAEGLHRPTGTGDVRVWPSRSHGQGVVCIALSSPEGEALLEAPARALESFLKRTDAAVPPGTEHRHFDLDTELSHILAES from the coding sequence ATGAACACCACGGTCAGCTGCGAGCTGCACCTGCGCCTCGTTGTGTCGAGCGAGTCCTCACTGCCTGTACCTGCGGGCCTGCGGTATGACACGGCCGATCCTTATGCCGTGCACGCCACCTTCCACACCGGAGCCGAGGAGACCGTCGAGTGGGTTTTCGCCCGTGATCTCCTCGCGGAAGGCCTGCACCGGCCCACCGGCACCGGCGACGTCCGCGTCTGGCCGTCCCGGAGCCACGGTCAGGGAGTCGTCTGCATCGCCCTGAGCTCCCCGGAGGGGGAGGCTCTGCTCGAAGCCCCGGCGCGGGCTCTGGAATCCTTCCTGAAGCGCACCGATGCCGCGGTTCCGCCGGGCACCGAACACCGCCACTTCGATCTCGACACGGAGCTCTCACACATCCTCGCGGAGAGCTGA
- a CDS encoding CGNR zinc finger domain-containing protein codes for MMITHDSRCALEAVVDLLNTAPEAGEPSAPDTLGDVPALRQFVARNAISDVGTLGDRDLASVRAVRGRFAQVFAADDDRTAAELLNALIAAAGTTPRLTDHDGYDWHVHYFAPGASVADHLAADGGMALAFLVVAGERERLRRCEAPDCRHAFVDLSRNRSRRYCDSRTCGNRLHVAAYRARRREAAS; via the coding sequence GTGATGATCACCCACGACAGCCGGTGCGCACTGGAGGCCGTCGTCGACCTCCTGAACACCGCACCAGAGGCCGGGGAGCCATCGGCGCCCGACACGCTCGGCGACGTGCCGGCCCTGCGCCAGTTCGTCGCGCGCAACGCCATCAGCGATGTGGGCACGCTCGGCGACCGGGACCTGGCGTCCGTACGGGCCGTACGGGGCCGCTTCGCGCAGGTCTTCGCGGCGGACGACGACCGCACCGCGGCGGAGCTGCTGAACGCGCTGATCGCGGCGGCCGGCACCACCCCGCGGCTGACCGACCACGACGGGTACGACTGGCACGTGCACTACTTCGCGCCGGGCGCCTCGGTCGCCGACCACCTCGCGGCGGACGGCGGGATGGCGCTGGCGTTCCTGGTCGTCGCCGGGGAGCGGGAGCGGCTGCGGCGGTGCGAGGCGCCGGACTGCCGGCACGCCTTCGTCGACCTCTCGCGCAACCGCTCGCGCCGCTACTGCGACAGCCGGACCTGCGGCAACCGCCTGCACGTCGCCGCGTACCGGGCCCGCCGCCGGGAGGCCGCGAGCTGA
- a CDS encoding DsbA family protein, which translates to MNDAPSPAVPRPVLDVWCELQCPDCHTALADLRALRERYGDRLEIRLRHFPLEKHKHAYAAAQAAEEAIEQGQGWPYVEAVLGRTAELAKQGEKLLVKVAGELGLDAEELDTALIDGRHLLIVDADQAEGKAIGVTGTPTYVIGGERLDGGKSQEGLRARIEEIADRLLAAAG; encoded by the coding sequence ATGAACGACGCCCCCTCCCCCGCCGTGCCCCGTCCCGTCCTGGACGTCTGGTGCGAGCTGCAGTGCCCGGACTGCCACACCGCCCTCGCCGACCTGCGCGCCCTGCGCGAGCGCTACGGCGACCGGCTGGAGATCCGGCTGCGCCACTTCCCGCTGGAGAAGCACAAGCACGCCTACGCCGCCGCGCAGGCCGCCGAGGAGGCCATCGAGCAGGGCCAGGGCTGGCCGTACGTGGAAGCCGTGCTCGGGCGCACCGCCGAGCTCGCGAAGCAGGGCGAGAAGCTGCTGGTGAAGGTGGCCGGGGAGCTGGGCCTGGACGCGGAGGAGCTGGACACCGCGCTGATCGACGGCCGGCACCTGCTGATCGTCGACGCGGACCAGGCCGAGGGCAAGGCGATCGGTGTCACCGGCACGCCCACGTACGTCATCGGCGGTGAGCGGCTGGACGGCGGCAAGAGCCAGGAGGGGCTGCGCGCCCGGATCGAGGAGATCGCGGACCGGCTGCTGGCCGCGGCCGGGTAG
- a CDS encoding GNAT family N-acetyltransferase — protein MTTTLRPTGPEERPEGGGRARSFDVCVNSRPVGRLRLATDPRSALSTGRLADLWIDEPDRRRGRATVAALAAEEVLRGWGCRRIEFLVPADATPALRLSAALGYTERARRMTKELTAPPVLPPGSTDRPLDDAEYPGWRAAALAEYVRAMTAQGESPERAAELAEADHRLLLPDGAHTPDHSLRVLSHEGTDVGTVWTALRSPGRPGGYVYDVRVEPEHRGHGHGRTLMGIAERECLAAGRRTLGLNVYADNPTARRLYESLGYRATDHRLWKPLL, from the coding sequence GTGACCACAACGCTGCGCCCCACCGGTCCGGAAGAGCGTCCTGAGGGCGGCGGCCGGGCCCGTTCGTTCGACGTCTGCGTCAACAGCCGTCCCGTGGGACGGCTCCGGCTCGCCACCGATCCGCGGTCGGCGCTGTCCACCGGCCGCCTCGCGGACCTGTGGATCGACGAACCCGACCGGCGGCGGGGCCGGGCCACCGTCGCCGCCCTGGCCGCCGAGGAAGTGCTGCGCGGCTGGGGCTGCCGGCGTATCGAATTCCTGGTGCCGGCCGACGCCACGCCCGCGCTGCGGCTCAGCGCCGCCCTCGGCTACACCGAGCGCGCCCGCCGGATGACCAAGGAGCTCACCGCCCCGCCGGTGCTGCCGCCCGGGAGCACCGACCGGCCGCTGGACGACGCGGAGTACCCCGGCTGGCGCGCGGCCGCGCTCGCCGAGTACGTACGTGCCATGACCGCGCAGGGCGAGTCCCCCGAGCGCGCCGCCGAACTGGCCGAGGCCGACCACCGGCTGCTGCTGCCGGACGGCGCGCACACGCCGGACCACAGCCTGCGTGTGCTGAGCCACGAGGGCACGGACGTGGGCACCGTCTGGACCGCACTGAGATCGCCGGGCCGGCCGGGCGGCTACGTGTACGACGTACGGGTCGAGCCCGAGCACCGCGGCCACGGCCACGGGCGCACCCTGATGGGGATAGCCGAGCGGGAGTGCCTGGCCGCGGGGCGGCGCACCCTGGGCCTCAACGTCTACGCCGACAACCCCACCGCCCGGCGGCTGTACGAGTCACTGGGATACCGCGCCACGGATCACCGGCTGTGGAAGCCGCTGCTGTGA
- a CDS encoding aminotransferase class IV encodes MKIWLDGELRDADSARVSVFDHGLTVGDGVFETLKAENGRAFALTRHLHRLTTSARGLGLPDPDLDEVRHACEAVLAANPMPFGRLRITYTGGRSPLSSDRGDDRPTLVVAVGETTRRPDTTATITVPWTRNERGALAGLKTTSYAENVVALARAGQQGASEALFGNTVGRLCEGTGTNVFVVLDGELHTPPLESGCLAGITRALTVEWAGAKETDLPLDALDRAEEIFLTSSLRDVQAVTRHDGRQLGDAPGPVTAEAMRIFAERSAADFDPR; translated from the coding sequence ATGAAGATCTGGCTCGACGGGGAACTGCGGGACGCGGACAGCGCCCGGGTCTCCGTCTTCGACCACGGACTGACGGTCGGGGACGGCGTCTTCGAGACCCTGAAGGCCGAGAACGGCCGTGCCTTCGCGCTCACCCGCCACCTCCACCGCCTGACCACCTCGGCCCGGGGCCTCGGCCTGCCCGACCCGGACCTCGACGAGGTACGCCACGCCTGCGAGGCCGTACTGGCCGCCAACCCGATGCCCTTCGGCCGGCTGCGGATCACCTACACCGGCGGCCGGTCCCCGCTCAGCTCCGACCGCGGTGACGACCGCCCCACCCTCGTCGTCGCGGTGGGCGAGACCACCCGCCGGCCCGACACCACGGCGACGATCACCGTCCCCTGGACCCGTAACGAACGCGGCGCGCTCGCCGGCCTGAAGACCACCTCGTACGCCGAGAACGTCGTCGCCCTGGCCCGCGCCGGTCAGCAGGGCGCCAGCGAGGCGCTGTTCGGCAACACGGTGGGGCGGCTCTGCGAGGGCACCGGCACCAACGTCTTCGTCGTGCTCGACGGCGAACTGCACACCCCGCCGCTGGAGTCCGGCTGCCTGGCCGGCATCACCCGCGCGCTGACCGTGGAATGGGCCGGCGCCAAGGAGACCGACCTGCCGCTGGACGCCCTGGACCGGGCCGAGGAGATCTTCCTGACCTCCTCGCTGCGCGACGTCCAGGCCGTCACGCGCCACGACGGGCGGCAGCTCGGCGACGCACCGGGACCGGTGACCGCCGAGGCCATGCGGATCTTCGCCGAACGGTCGGCGGCGGACTTCGACCCGCGCTGA
- a CDS encoding chorismate-binding protein: MYELPPLARFGGLIASDLRDVTSDPAALDSAGWWAVVADFEGRLVCARFGDVRKDPGDPAARGAWRGPARDAWTSSLDRAAYTAGVRRIREHIAAGEVYQANLCRVLSAPLPDPEHADVDALTALLARGNPAPYAGTIRLPAHGVEVATASPELYLRRDGRTVESGPIKGTGRTADDLLEKDHAENVMIVDLVRNDMGRVCATGSVTVPALCAVEAHPGLVHLVSTVRGELPEDAGWPGLLAATFPPGSVTGAPKRSALDIIESLETAPRGPYCGGIGWVDADRRTGELAVGIRTFWIDRQAAAGPVLRFGTGAGITWGSDPDREWDETELKAARLLAVASETYETTGGTTR; encoded by the coding sequence GTGTACGAGCTGCCTCCGCTGGCCCGCTTCGGCGGCCTGATCGCCTCTGACCTGCGGGACGTCACCAGTGACCCCGCCGCCCTGGACTCCGCCGGATGGTGGGCCGTCGTCGCCGACTTCGAGGGCCGCCTCGTGTGCGCGCGCTTCGGCGACGTACGGAAGGACCCCGGCGACCCCGCCGCCCGCGGCGCATGGCGCGGACCCGCGCGCGACGCCTGGACCAGTTCCCTGGACCGCGCCGCCTACACCGCGGGCGTACGCCGGATACGCGAGCACATCGCGGCCGGCGAGGTCTACCAGGCGAACCTCTGCCGCGTGCTCTCCGCGCCGCTGCCCGACCCGGAGCACGCCGACGTGGACGCCCTGACCGCGCTGCTGGCCCGCGGCAACCCGGCCCCGTACGCGGGAACGATTCGCCTCCCCGCGCACGGCGTCGAGGTCGCCACCGCCTCGCCCGAGCTCTACCTGCGCCGCGACGGCCGCACGGTCGAGTCCGGGCCCATCAAGGGCACCGGCCGCACCGCCGACGACCTGCTGGAGAAGGACCACGCCGAGAACGTGATGATCGTCGACCTGGTCCGCAACGACATGGGACGCGTCTGCGCCACCGGCTCCGTCACCGTCCCCGCGCTCTGCGCGGTCGAGGCCCACCCCGGCCTGGTCCACCTCGTCTCCACCGTCCGCGGCGAACTCCCCGAGGACGCCGGCTGGCCCGGCCTGCTGGCCGCCACCTTCCCGCCCGGCTCCGTCACCGGCGCCCCCAAGCGCAGCGCCCTGGACATCATCGAATCCCTGGAGACCGCGCCCCGCGGCCCCTACTGCGGCGGCATCGGCTGGGTCGACGCCGACCGCCGCACCGGCGAGCTCGCCGTCGGCATCCGCACCTTCTGGATCGACCGGCAGGCCGCCGCCGGGCCCGTGCTGCGCTTCGGCACCGGCGCCGGCATCACCTGGGGCTCCGACCCCGACCGCGAGTGGGACGAGACCGAGCTGAAGGCGGCCCGGCTGCTGGCGGTAGCGTCGGAGACGTACGAGACGACTGGAGGAACGACGCGATGA